One Phycisphaerales bacterium DNA window includes the following coding sequences:
- a CDS encoding thioredoxin family protein yields MKTAVFYHAGCAVCADAERQIANSLDPAKFDVEVVNLGRESNRIADAERVGVKSVPALVIDDHPFHINFGAALQDLKA; encoded by the coding sequence ATGAAAACCGCAGTGTTCTATCACGCAGGCTGTGCAGTGTGCGCCGATGCCGAGCGCCAGATCGCCAATTCGCTCGATCCCGCAAAGTTCGATGTCGAGGTGGTCAATCTCGGGCGCGAAAGCAACCGGATCGCCGACGCTGAACGCGTCGGAGTCAAGTCAGTACCGGCACTTGTGATCGACGACCACCCGTTCCACATCAACTTCGGCGCTGCACTCCAGGACCTCAAGGCCTGA
- a CDS encoding HPF/RaiA family ribosome-associated protein: MTSLSTHSSHGYGPNPPLKGAPVDRSSAWAVSADFETQRWESEGGAIPTLVSKSTVSHTRRSAPPLMETPLPRTNTHVKCQTSKARQVVMQMDIHAHSFKLTSAIEKYAARRVEHAIGRATRSIQGIMVRLLHVNGERGGVDKTCRIVVWLRRGEPVIAEATDRDLYAAIDAASVKLRVALGRRVSRRRTLRREHTNRRLRH; this comes from the coding sequence ATGACCTCGCTCTCAACACATTCATCTCACGGTTACGGCCCGAACCCTCCACTCAAGGGCGCGCCTGTGGATCGGTCATCGGCTTGGGCCGTCAGCGCTGACTTCGAAACGCAGCGCTGGGAATCCGAGGGCGGTGCCATTCCGACGCTGGTGTCGAAGTCAACTGTGTCGCACACGCGCCGCTCGGCGCCACCGCTCATGGAGACCCCTCTTCCTCGTACCAACACGCACGTGAAGTGTCAAACCTCAAAGGCAAGGCAAGTCGTCATGCAAATGGACATTCATGCCCATTCCTTCAAGCTGACCTCTGCAATTGAGAAGTACGCTGCTCGGCGCGTCGAGCATGCTATCGGTCGTGCAACAAGATCGATTCAAGGCATCATGGTGCGGCTGCTGCATGTCAACGGCGAGCGCGGCGGCGTGGACAAGACGTGTCGCATCGTCGTATGGCTTCGGCGAGGTGAACCAGTCATCGCCGAGGCGACTGACCGCGATCTCTATGCCGCCATCGACGCCGCATCGGTGAAGTTGCGGGTTGCACTTGGTCGGCGCGTGAGTCGTCGACGGACGCTTCGGCGTGAGCATACGAATCGTCGTCTACGACACTGA
- a CDS encoding Glu/Leu/Phe/Val dehydrogenase, with protein sequence MSTTQAPNSLEFPTGTGREAHQRAISRTGSPTPSLGADGSLLGSVHRMIDRAASYLVLAPGLSEQIKQTKAVYQVRFPVRFGREYRLFTGWRAVHSEHRLPAKGGIRFAPIVSQDEVEAMAALMTFKCALVNVPFGGAKGGLIIDPRQYDEEDLERITRRFARELIAKGFISPSLNVPAPDLGTGPREMAWIADVYRTQFPGDINALACVTGKPVSQGGIAGRREATGRGVQYGLREFFRHKDDVRDAKLSGTLAGKSVIIQGLGNVGYHAARALAEEDEVRVIAIIEHDGALVSELGLDVEAVYEHLRETGGVRGFLDAQFVEDGGKILEAECDILIPAAREDQITSENAPRIRATLIAEAANGPVTAEADQILQAAGKTVIPDIYLNAGGVVVSYFEWIKNITHIRFGRLERRMDEARGEELLEALQHMVGRSVPEALQHRIRRGTAEVDLVLSGLDDTMRHAYQEMQLVRHANGRVLDLRTAAYIVAMDKIATTYREMGA encoded by the coding sequence ATGTCCACGACGCAAGCACCGAACTCACTCGAATTCCCCACAGGCACTGGCCGTGAGGCGCATCAACGCGCGATAAGCAGAACGGGGTCGCCGACTCCATCCCTCGGCGCCGATGGCTCCCTGCTGGGCAGCGTGCACCGCATGATCGACCGTGCCGCCAGCTATCTCGTACTCGCCCCGGGCTTGTCTGAGCAGATCAAGCAGACCAAAGCCGTGTACCAGGTGCGATTCCCCGTAAGATTTGGCAGAGAGTATCGGCTTTTCACGGGTTGGCGCGCCGTGCACAGCGAGCATCGTCTGCCCGCAAAGGGAGGCATTCGCTTTGCGCCCATTGTGAGCCAAGACGAGGTCGAGGCCATGGCGGCTCTCATGACCTTCAAGTGTGCTCTGGTCAATGTGCCCTTCGGGGGCGCCAAAGGCGGGTTGATCATCGATCCGCGCCAGTACGATGAGGAGGACCTGGAACGGATTACGCGCCGGTTCGCGCGCGAGTTGATCGCCAAGGGATTCATCAGTCCGAGCCTGAACGTGCCCGCGCCTGACTTGGGCACCGGCCCGCGCGAGATGGCTTGGATTGCCGATGTCTACCGTACTCAATTCCCGGGCGATATCAACGCGCTCGCATGTGTCACTGGCAAGCCGGTCTCCCAAGGCGGCATCGCCGGGCGACGGGAGGCAACAGGACGCGGTGTCCAGTATGGACTGCGCGAGTTCTTCCGGCACAAAGACGATGTGCGTGACGCGAAACTGTCGGGCACTCTCGCGGGCAAATCCGTCATCATTCAGGGTCTCGGAAACGTCGGGTATCACGCCGCCAGGGCGCTGGCAGAGGAAGATGAGGTGCGCGTGATTGCGATCATCGAACATGATGGCGCGCTGGTGTCCGAGTTGGGTCTTGATGTCGAAGCGGTTTACGAACACCTCCGAGAGACCGGTGGTGTGCGCGGTTTCCTTGATGCCCAGTTCGTCGAAGACGGCGGAAAGATTCTGGAGGCGGAGTGTGACATCCTCATCCCGGCCGCCCGGGAGGATCAGATCACCAGCGAGAACGCACCACGTATCCGTGCAACGCTGATCGCTGAGGCGGCCAACGGCCCCGTGACTGCCGAAGCAGATCAGATCCTCCAAGCCGCGGGTAAGACGGTCATTCCGGACATCTATCTGAACGCCGGGGGCGTCGTGGTGTCGTATTTCGAGTGGATCAAGAATATCACGCACATCCGATTCGGGCGTCTGGAACGTCGTATGGACGAGGCTCGCGGTGAGGAGCTGCTTGAAGCGCTTCAGCACATGGTTGGCCGAAGCGTCCCGGAGGCATTGCAGCACCGGATTCGTCGCGGCACAGCCGAGGTCGATCTCGTACTCTCGGGGCTCGATGACACCATGCGCCACGCCTACCAAGAGATGCAGCTCGTGCGGCACGCGAATGGTCGAGTACTGGATCTTCGAACGGCCGCGTACATTGTTGCCATGGACAAAATCGCGACGACATACCGAGAGATGGGGGCGTGA
- the rnk gene encoding nucleoside diphosphate kinase regulator has translation MIGTRNIVITQKDFERLQELLRSSRLSRGEGEEYLRALTEELDRATIVAPEDVSADTITMNSTVRVATRGSRGWQTWTIVYPDEANMDDGRISVLAPLGTALLGYRVGDTVEWDVPAGRRTYRIVEVVHQPEAAGEWDR, from the coding sequence ATGATTGGAACCCGAAACATCGTCATCACTCAGAAGGACTTCGAGCGATTGCAGGAACTGCTGCGCTCCAGCCGTCTCTCGCGCGGCGAAGGTGAGGAGTATCTGCGCGCACTTACCGAAGAACTCGATCGTGCCACGATCGTCGCTCCCGAAGACGTATCGGCAGACACGATCACAATGAACTCAACCGTGCGTGTGGCCACGAGGGGTAGCCGCGGATGGCAAACGTGGACCATCGTGTATCCGGACGAGGCGAATATGGACGATGGGCGCATCTCGGTACTCGCCCCTCTCGGGACGGCACTGCTGGGATACCGTGTTGGAGACACGGTCGAGTGGGACGTGCCAGCGGGTCGGCGCACCTACCGCATCGTCGAGGTTGTTCACCAGCCGGAAGCTGCCGGCGAATGGGATCGCTAG
- a CDS encoding DUF2179 domain-containing protein encodes MAWNLLIGCLIIVIARIADVSLGTIRTIAVVSGHRGMAWVFGLMEVSIWVFVVAEVITHIGTEPAYGIAFALGAATGNYIGVSLQGLLPFGDQVIRVFTRKGEELFEELRRSKYRVTRFEGVGRDGAVTMLFVQVRRSRTPQVVRAARSVDPACFYTIDDIRVADTAAIARPSLTTANPPRCGHRG; translated from the coding sequence ATGGCTTGGAACCTGTTGATCGGCTGCTTGATAATCGTCATTGCTCGCATTGCGGATGTGTCTCTTGGAACGATTCGGACCATTGCAGTAGTCAGCGGTCACCGCGGCATGGCCTGGGTCTTCGGACTCATGGAGGTGTCGATCTGGGTGTTTGTAGTGGCCGAGGTCATCACCCACATCGGCACCGAACCAGCCTACGGCATCGCGTTTGCGCTGGGTGCTGCGACCGGCAACTACATCGGCGTGAGTTTGCAGGGATTGCTTCCATTCGGTGATCAGGTGATTCGTGTGTTTACGCGGAAGGGTGAGGAACTCTTCGAGGAGTTGCGCCGGAGTAAGTACCGCGTCACCAGATTTGAGGGTGTCGGCCGTGATGGTGCAGTGACCATGCTCTTTGTCCAGGTGCGTCGGTCCCGGACCCCTCAGGTCGTGCGCGCCGCACGGAGTGTTGATCCGGCTTGCTTCTACACGATCGACGACATTCGTGTGGCGGATACTGCTGCGATCGCGAGGCCGTCGCTGACAACAGCTAACCCACCCCGATGTGGACATCGTGGCTGA
- a CDS encoding DNA starvation/stationary phase protection protein, which yields MNQQVIDALRQTVASTYALMGQLHLCHWNVRGRSFFALHDAFEAQYTELFAAVDEIAERIRAIGGLAPGGLGTLAQMAGIKELAEDASADEMVTHLVEDHRKVLSDLATARNMAAEAKDAETEDMMIARTQVHEKAVWMLTSYLG from the coding sequence ATGAACCAGCAAGTGATCGACGCGCTCCGCCAGACTGTTGCGAGCACCTACGCCTTGATGGGTCAGCTTCATCTCTGCCACTGGAACGTTCGCGGCAGGTCGTTCTTTGCCCTGCACGATGCATTTGAGGCGCAGTACACCGAGCTCTTCGCAGCTGTGGATGAGATTGCCGAACGCATCCGAGCGATCGGCGGGTTGGCGCCGGGAGGGCTCGGGACACTCGCGCAGATGGCCGGGATCAAGGAGCTCGCCGAGGATGCGTCAGCTGACGAGATGGTGACACACCTCGTGGAGGATCATAGAAAGGTGCTCAGCGATCTTGCGACTGCGCGTAACATGGCTGCCGAGGCAAAGGATGCAGAAACTGAGGACATGATGATCGCACGGACCCAAGTACACGAGAAGGCAGTATGGATGTTGACGAGCTATCTCGGATGA
- a CDS encoding transposase family protein, translating into MQTKIHDGRAFKMLTIVAEFTRECLGIDVARRITSDEVFERLAWLLVIRSVPNHIRSDNGPECMAKVVRSWLSRVGVKTLFIEPGSPSQNGYMESFNGKLRDELLNGEIFYTLREAKVLIEGWRQHYNRVRPHTSLGDRPPAPEAKMMGTQRELEMRSAVGIEASAEACSAALRPPVRGAPSSLH; encoded by the coding sequence GTTTACGCGTGAGTGCTTGGGAATCGACGTGGCACGCCGGATCACCAGCGATGAGGTGTTCGAGCGTCTGGCGTGGCTGCTGGTAATCCGGAGCGTGCCGAACCACATCCGATCGGACAATGGGCCCGAGTGCATGGCAAAGGTGGTGCGATCCTGGCTCAGCCGTGTCGGAGTGAAGACCTTGTTCATCGAGCCAGGCAGCCCGTCACAGAACGGGTATATGGAGAGCTTCAATGGCAAGCTACGTGATGAGCTGCTCAACGGGGAGATCTTCTATACTCTGAGAGAGGCCAAAGTGCTCATCGAAGGCTGGCGTCAGCACTACAACCGGGTGCGGCCGCACACCAGCCTGGGCGACCGGCCGCCGGCGCCGGAGGCGAAAATGATGGGGACGCAGCGAGAACTGGAGATGAGGTCAGCGGTGGGCATCGAGGCGTCCGCAGAGGCGTGCTCCGCTGCGCTGCGCCCGCCGGTGCGGGGAGCGCCGAGCTCTCTACACTAA